One Malus domestica chromosome 11, GDT2T_hap1 genomic region harbors:
- the LOC103448672 gene encoding expansin-A12, with the protein MVPLFWHLFLFVCIVLEGIILTNVEANGWLSGHATFYGTNQDPATLGGACGYESTIHSGFGVNTAAVSSTLFRGGEACGACYQVMCNYNTDPKWCLRGRSVTVSATNFCPPNNNGGWCNFPHQHFDMSMPAFLRIARQGNEGIVPVIYRRVSCKRRGGVRFTLKGQSSFNMVMISNVGGSGDVKAAWIRGSRMRRGTWLAMHRNWGANWQSSVDLRNQRLSFKLTLVDGRALVFSNVVPSTWGFGQTFSSLNQF; encoded by the exons ATGGTGCCTCTTTTCTGGCATCTTTTCTTGTTCGTTTGTATAGTTTTGGAGGGCATTATCCTCACCAATGTTGAAGCCAATGGATGGCTTAGTGGTCATGCAACTTTCTACGGGACCAACCAAGACCCAGCCACCCTTG GTGGTGCTTGTGGTTACGAAAGTACCATCCATTCGGGGTTTGGAGTGAACACAGCTGCCGTGAGTAGCACACTTTTCAGAGGAGGTGAGGCCTGTGGGGCGTGTTACCAAGTAATGTGTAACTACAACACAGATCCAAAGTGGTGCCTTCGAGGTCGTTCTGTGACGGTTTCCGCCACCAATTTCTGCCCCCCAAACAACAACGGAGGGTGGTGCAATTTTCCTCACCAACACTTCGACATGTCCATGCCTGCTTTTCTTCGCATTGCCCGACAAGGCAATGAAGGCATAGTTCCTGTCATTTACAGAAG AGTGTCCTGCAAAAGAAGAGGCGGAGTCCGATTCACCTTGAAGGGACAGTCGAGCTTCAACATGGTGATGATCTCCAACGTCGGCGGAAGCGGGGACGTGAAGGCTGCATGGATTAGGGGGTCGAGGATGAGAAGAGGAACGTGGCTGGCCATGCACAGGAATTGGGGGGCAAATTGGCAAAGCAGCGTTGACCTTCGAAACCAGAGACTCTCTTTTAAGCTCACACTGGTTGATGGAAGAGCACTTGTATTTTCTAATGTGGTTCCATCCACTTGGGGATTTGGACAAACATTTTCATCCCTCAACCAGTTCTGA